In one Nicotiana tomentosiformis chromosome 6, ASM39032v3, whole genome shotgun sequence genomic region, the following are encoded:
- the LOC138893408 gene encoding glutamate receptor 2.8-like, protein MQNQRCHFLILFIQFVSIISFCHYIMPISGENETNAVKKVDVGIILDLETNVAKVMHTCILLALEDYHAANRSAIRVVPHFRDSKKDDVEAASAAIYLLKDVQVQAIFGPQMSTQTDFVIDIGNKVKAPVISPATSPSLSVKENPYFIRAALPSSSQTKAIAAIVKNYEWREVVIIYEDSPFGTGIVPHLTDALLEISTLISYRSVISPSANDDQILRELYKLNTMQTRVFIVHLQSFLASRLFFKAKEAGMMSSGYAWIITDVLTSLLDSVDPSVIESSMQGVLGVKPYFPRSNELNNFTKRWRERFRREYPNMDQVELNVYGLWAYDSITVLAKAVQNVGTTVIPEVKKPDTKEKLSDLDALGTSELGSLLIHTLQNTSLKRGLSGDFRIIDGELQPSPYQIVNIIGKGERSIGFWTESDGISYKLTMNGKTAKSNNKQLGTIIWPGESTIVPRGWEMPTSGKKLRVGVPVKGGLEQFIKVEIDSKTQAVTATGFCADVFKEVIQSLPFAVTYEFIPFRIPDTQTLPDYDDLIYKISSKEYDAVIGDVTILANRSKYVDFTLPFTESGISAVVPVRDDERKNAWIFLKPLKTELWITTGAFFVFIGFVVWVLEHRVNKEFRGPKHKQVGMIFWFSFSTLVFAHRERVTSNLTRFVMIVWVFVVLVLTSSYTANLTSMLTVQQLQPTITNLNDLITNGEYVGYQEGSFVKDVLKRMNFDSSKFRSYSTLEEYNDALSSGSKNGGVGAIVDELPYLRLFLNKYCKKYIMVGPTYKAAGFGFAFPKGSPLVPDVSRAVLKVMEGEFMNNIIQKWFGNETDCPEKDGMAITSDSLTLDSFKGLFLIAGVAAGSALLIFFFIFLYQNREILATDDSILQKLSVIAKVFDEEIDNSNSKSEKPEGNVSQTATPFAASAASPEILLDLASQSPEIRISDSLGASLAEEGFSTPEPGTPVHETIIGTTERDDTYSCYNNNEHN, encoded by the exons ATGCAAAATCAAAGATGCCACTTCCTGATTCTATTCATTCAGTTTGTCTCTATCATTAGCTTTTGCCACTACATAATGCCAATAAGTGGTGAAAATGAAACTAATGCCGTAAAGAAGGTGGATGTGGGTATAATTCTTGATCTGGAAACAAATGTGGCAAAAGTAATGCACACATGTATCTTGCTAGCTCTTGAAGATTACCATGCCGCTAATCGCAGTGCCATTAGGGTAGTCCCTCACTTCAGGGATTCCAAGAAAGATGATGTTGAAGCAGCATCCGCAG CCATATACTTGCTAAAGGATGTCCAAGTACAAGCTATCTTTGGGCCACAAATGTCTACACAAACTGATTTTGTGATTGACATAGGGAACAAAGTAAAGGCTCCTGTCATTTCTCCAGCAACAAGTCCTTCACTTTCAGTCAAAGAAAATCCCTACTTCATCAGAGCAGCACTTCCTTCTTCCAGCCAGACTAAAGCCATAGCAGCAATTGTTAAAAACTATGAGTGGAGGGAGGTTGTAATCATCTATGAGGATAGCCCCTTTGGAACGGGGATAGTTCCACATTTGACTGATGCTTTACTGGAAATTAGCACATTAATCTCCTATAGAAGTGTTATTTCTCCTTCAGCCAATGATGATCAAATCCTCAGGGAGCTATACAAGTTGAATACAATGCAGACGAGGGTGTTCATCGTGCACTTGCAATCATTTCTTGCCTCTCGCCTTTTCTTCAAGGCCAAAGAAGCTGGGATGATGAGCAGTGGATATGCATGGATCATCACGGATGTGCTAACGAGTCTTCTAGACTCGGTAGATCCTTCAGTGATTGAGTCATCAATGCAAGGTGTTCTTGGTGTAAAGCCTTACTTTCCAAGATCAAACGAGCTTAACAATTTCACCAAGAGATGGAGAGAGAGATTTCGTCGAGAGTATCCAAACATGGACCAAGTTGAACTCAATGTTTACGGGCTGTGGGCATATGATAGCATTACCGTCTTAGCAAAAGCAGTACAGAATGTGGGCACAACTGTCATCCCAGAAGTCAAGAAACCAGACACTAAAGAGAAGTTATCGGACTTGGATGCACTTGGAACCTCAGAATTGGGATCTTTGCTCATTCACACTCTGCAAAACACATCCCTAAAAAGAGGACTGAGTGGTGATTTCCGTATCATTGATGGAGAATTGCAGCCATCCCCATATCAGATTGTGAACATAATTGGGAAAGGGGAGAGAAGCATTGGATTCTGGACAGAGAGTGATGGAATTTCATATAAACTGACTATGAATGGGAAAACAGCTAAGAGTAATAATAAGCAACTAGGTACCATCATTTGGCCGGGTGAATCTACTATTGTTCCGAGAGGCTGGGAGATGCCCACAAGTGGGAAGAAGTTAAGGGTTGGAGTTCCTGTCAAAGGAGGTTTGGAGCAATTCATCAAAGTGGAAATAGATTCAAAAACACAAGCAGTAACCGCAACTGGTTTCTGTGCAGATGTCTTCAAAGAAGTCATCCAATCTTTGCCATTTGCTGTCACTTACGAATTTATTCCATTTCGAATACCAGATACCCAAACTCTTCCAGACTATGATGATCTTATTTACAAGATCTCTTCCAAG GAATATGATGCAGTTATAGGTGATGTGACCATTTTAGCGAACCGATCCAAGTATGTGGATTTCACATTACCTTTCACGGAGTCAGGTATTTCTGCAGTTGTGCCAGTAAGGGATGATGAGAGGAAGAATGCTTGGATTTTCTTGAAACCTCTAAAGACCGAACTTTGGATAACAACTGGAGCATTCTTTGTCTTCATTGGTTTTGTGGTTTGGGTACTCGAGCATCGTGTAAACAAAGAGTTTCGAGGACCCAAACACAAGCAAGTTGGGATGATATTCTGGTTTTCCTTCTCAACTCTCGTTTTTGCACACA GAGAGAGGGTAACAAGCAACTTAACAAGATTCGTGATGATTGTGTGGGTTTTTGTGGTGCTGGTGCTGACATCAAGTTATACAGCCAACTTAACATCTATGTTAACAGTGCAACAGCTCCAACCTACTATAACAAACCTAAATGATCTCATAACAAATGGAGAATATGTTGGGTACCAAGAAGGTTCCTTTGTCAAAGACGTCTTGAAGCGCATGAATTTTGatagctccaagtttagaagttatAGCACATTGGAAGAGTACAATGATGCCCTCTCAAGTGGAAGTAAAAATGGAGGAGTTGGTGCAATTGTTGATGAACTACCTTATCTCAGACTCTTCCTTAACAAGTACTGCAAGAAGTATATTATGGTCGGTCCAACTTACAAGGCTGCCGGCTTTGGATTC GCATTTCCAAAAGGATCTCCTTTGGTACCTGACGTCTCAAGAGCAGTCCTGAAGGTGATGGAGGGAGAGTTTATGAATAACATAATACAGAAATGGTTTGGGAATGAAACAGATTGTCCAGAGAAAGATGGAATGGCTATAACATCTGATAGCCTCACACTAGATAGTTTTAAGGGCCTTTTTCTCATAGCGGGTGTAGCTGCAGGTTCCGCTCTTCTCAtatttttcttcatcttcctttATCAGAATAGAGAAATCTTAGCCACTGATGATTCAATATTGCAAAAGCTTTCTGTAATAGCAAAAGTCTTTGATGAAGAGATAGATAACTCTAATTCTAAGTCAGAAAAGCCAGAAGGCAATGTGAGCCAAACGGCTACACCATTCGCAGCAAGTGCAGCTTCCCCTGAAATATTGCTCGATCTTGCTTCGCAAAGCCCAGAAATCAGAATTTCCGACAGCCTAGGAGCATCCCTTGCAGAGGAAGGGTTTTCTACACCAGAACCTGGAACTCCAGTTCATGAAACCATCATAGGGACAACCGAGAGAGATGATACATATAGCTGCTACAATAATAATGAACACAATTGA
- the LOC104088041 gene encoding glutamate receptor 2.9-like, producing the protein MQNPRCHFLILLIQLVSIISFCQYIMPVSGEDETNAVKQVDIGIILDMETTVAKVMHTCILLALEDYHAANRSAIRIVPHFRDSKKDDVEAASAAIYLLKDVQVHAIFGPQMSTQTDFVIDIGNRVKVPIISPATSPSLSVKENPYFIRAALPSSSQTKAIAAIVKNYDWREVVIIYEDSPYGTGIVPYLTDALLETSTLVSYRSVISLSANDDQILRELHKMNTMQTRVFVVHLLPSLASRLFLMAKEAGMMRKGYAWIITDVLTSVLDSVDPSVIESSMQGVLGVKPYVPRSNELNNFTKRWRKRFRQEYPDMDTVELNVFGLWAYDSITALAKAVEKVSTTAIPKFKKPNTRENLTDLDALGTSEFGFLLIDYMQNITLKTGLSGDFHIIDGELQPSPYQIVNIIGKGERSVGFWIKKDGILYKLKMNGKTAKSNNKQLGTIIWPGGSTIFPRGWEIPTSGNKLKVGVPVKGGLEQYIKVEIDSKTQAVTATGFCADVFKEVIQSMPYAVPCEFIPFPIAHSPTSQDYDDLVYKILSQEYDAVVGDVTILASRSKYVDFTLPFTESGISAVVPVRDDERKNAWIFLKPLKSELWITTGAFFVFIGFVVWVLEHRVNKDFRGPKRKQVGMVFWFSFSTLVFAHKERVTSNLTRFVVIVWVFVVLVLTSSYTASLTSMLTVQQLQPTITDLNDLIKNGEYVGYQKGSFVEDILKRMKFESSKFRSYSTLEEYNDALLKGSKNGGVGAIVDELPYLRLFLNKYCKKYIMVGPTYKTAGFGFVFPKGSPMVPDVSRAVLKVMEGEFMNNIIQKWFGNETDCPEKNGMVITSDSLTLDSFKGLFLIAGVSSGSALVTFLLIFLHQNREILATDDSIWQKLSALAKIFDEEKDNSNAKSEKQEANESQRATHFSATAAYPDILPNLASQIPEIRTSDGLGASPEHEGFSTPEGFSTPEPGTPAHETITEANEER; encoded by the exons ATGCAAAATCCAAGATGCCACTTCCTAATTCTTTTGATTCAACTTGTCTCCATCATTAGCTTTTGCCAATACATAATGCCAGTAAGTGGTGAAGATGaaactaatgctgtaaagcaggTGGATATAGGCATAATTCTTGATATGGAAACAACTGTAGCAAAAGTAATGCACACATGTATCTTGCTAGCTCTTGAAGATTACCATGCCGCTAATCGCAGTGCCATTAGGATAGTCCCTCACTTCAGGGATTCCAAGAAAGATGATGTTGAAGCAGCATCCGCTG CCATATACTTGCTGAAGGATGTTCAAGTACATGCTATCTTTGGGCCACAAATGTCTACACAAACTGATTTTGTGATTGACATAGGGAACAGAGTAAAAGTTCCGATCATTTCTCCAGCAACAAGTCCTTCACTTTCAGTCAAGGAAAATCCCTACTTCATCAGAGCAGCACTTCCTTCTTCCAGCCAGACTAAAGCCATAGCAGCAATTGTTAAAAACTATGATTGGAGGGAGGTTGTAATCATCTATGAGGATAGCCCCTATGGAACCGGGATAGTTCCATATTTGACTGATGCCTTACTGGAAACCAGCACTTTAGTCTCCTATAGAAGTGTTATTTCTCTTTCAGCCAATGATGATCAAATCCTCAGGGAGCTACACAAAATGAATACAATGCAGACCAGGGTCTTCGTCGTGCACTTGCTACCATCCCTTGCCTCGCGCCTTTTCCTTATGGCCAAAGAAGCCGGGATGATGAGGAAGGGATATGCGTGGATCATCACAGATGTGCTAACAAGTGTTCTGGACTCGGTAGATCCTTCAGTGATTGAGTCATCAATGCAAGGTGTTCTTGGTGTAAAGCCTTATGTTCCAAGATCAAATGAGCTTAACAATTTCACCAAGAGATGGAGAAAGAGATTTCGTCAGGAGTATCCAGACATGGACACAGTAGAACTCAATGTTTTCGGGCTATGGGCATATGATAGCATCACAGCATTAGCAAAAGCAGTAGAGAAGGTGAGCACTACTGCTATCCCAAAATTCAAGAAACCAAACACGAGAGAGAACTTAACGGACTTAGATGCACTTGGAACCTCAGAATTCGGATTTCTGCTCATTGACTATATGCAAAACATAACGCTAAAAACAGGATTAAGTGGTGATTTCCATATAATTGATGGAGAATTGCAGCCTTCCCCATATCAAATTGTTAACATAATTGGGAAAGGAGAGAGAAGCGTTGGATTCTGGATAAAGAAGGATGGAATTTTGTATAAACTGAAGATGAATGGGAAAACAGCTAAGAGTAATAATAAACAACTAGGGACCATCATTTGGCCCGGTGGATCTACTATTTTTCCTAGAGGCTGGGAAATACCCACAAGCGGGAACAAGTTAAAGGTTGGAGTTCCTGTCAAAGGAGGGCTGGAGCAATACATTAAAGTGGAAATAGATTCAAAAACACAAGCAGTTACTGCAACTGGTTTCTGTGCAGATGTCTTCAAAGAAGTTATCCAATCTATGCCATATGCTGTCCCTTGCGAATTTATTCCATTTCCAATAGCACATAGCCCCACTTCTCAAGACTATGATGATCTTGTTTACAAGATCCTTTCTCAG GAATATGATGCAGTTGTAGGTGATGTGACCATTTTAGCAAGCCGTTCCAAGTATGTGGATTTCACATTACCTTTTACAGAGTCGGGTATTTCAGCAGTTGTGCCTGTAAGGGATGATGAGAGAAAGAATGCATGGATTTTCTTGAAACCTCTAAAGAGCGAACTTTGGATAACAACTGGAGCATTCTTTGTCTTCATTGGTTTTGTGGTCTGGGTACTCGAACATCGTGTAAATAAAGATTTTCGAGGACCTAAACGCAAGCAAGTTGGGATGGTATTCTGGTTTTCCTTCTCAACTCTCGTTTTTGCTCACA AAGAGAGGGTAACAAGCAACTTAACTAGATTTGTGGTGATTGTGTGGGTTTTCGTGGTTCTTGTGCTGACATCAAGTTATACCGCCAGTTTAACATCTATGTTAACGGTGCAACAACTCCAACCTACTATAACAGACCTCAATGATCTCATCAAGAATGGAGAATATGTTGGGTACCAAAAAGGTTCCTTTGTCGAAGACATCTTGAAGCGCATGAAATTTGagagctccaagtttagaagttatAGCACATTGGAAGAGTACAATGATGCCCTCTTAAAAGGAAGTAAAAATGGAGGAGTTGGTGCAATTGTTGATGAACTACCTTATCTCAGACTCTTCCTTAACAAGTACTGCAAAAAGTATATTATGGTTGGTCCTACTTACAAAACTGCTGGCTTTGGATTC GTATTTCCAAAAGGATCTCCTATGGTACCTGACGTCTCAAGAGCAGTCTTGAAGGTGATGGAGGGAGAGTTTATGAATAACATAATACAGAAATGGTTTGGGAATGAAACAGATTGTCCAGAGAAAAATGGAATGGTTATAACATCTGATAGCCTCACGCTAGATAGTTTTAAGGGCCTTTTCCTCATAGCTGGTGTATCATCAGGCTCCGCTCTTGTCACATTCTTACTCATCTTCCTTCATCAGAACAGAGAAATCTTAGCCACTGATGATTCAATATGGCAAAAGCTTTCTGCACTAGCAAAAATCTTTGACGAAGAGAAAGATAACTCTAATGCTAAGTCAGAAAAGCAAGAAGCGAATGAAAGCCAAAGAGCTACACACTTCTCAGCAACTGCAGCTTACCCTGATATATTGCCCAATCTTGCCTCGCAAATCCCAGAAATCAGAACTTCTGACGGCCTAGGCGCATCCCCTGAACATGAAGGATTCTCTACACCAGAGGGATTTTCTACACCAGAACCTGGAACTCCAGCTCATGAAACCATTACAGAGGCAAATGAGGAGAGATGA
- the LOC104088042 gene encoding mitogen-activated protein kinase kinase 5-like, which translates to MRLPSATASSSFMAAPPSSSDLMRVNRIGSGFGSSVYKVHHRPTGELYALKVISCIHEDSIRPKMCREIEILLDVNNPNVVKCHDVLDHNGEIQILLEYMDNGSLEGIHIPYEPVLSDFTGQVLSGLFYLHSRNIVHRDIKPSNMLMNSMREVKIADFGISRFLEQTMDLSVGSISYMSPERINTDLNTGQQNIYRYAEDIWGLGLSILELYLGKFPFSGGNWWSVMTAICTSQPPQAPSTASPEFRDFIACCLQRDPSRRWTAEQLLRHPYITQYELKVETEDCPSLYVHEIL; encoded by the coding sequence ATGCGACTTCCATCAGCCACCGCCTCTTCCTCATTCATGGCGGCACCACCCTCCTCATCCGATCTCATGCGCGTCAATCGCATCGGAAGCGGCTTCGGTAGTTCGGTGTACAAGGTCCATCACAGGCCCACCGGTGAACTTTACGCGCTCAAGGTGATCTCCTGTATCCACGAGGACTCCATTCGCCCCAAGATGTGCCGGGAGATCGAAATTCTCCTGGATGTAAATAACCCTAACGTCGTGAAATGTCACGACGTGCTTGATCACAATGGGGAAATCCAAATCCTTCTCGAGTACATGGATAACGGCTCTCTGGAAGGGATTCACATCCCTTACGAGCCCGTCCTTTCTGATTTTACCGGCCAGGTTCTTTCCGGACTCTTCTACCTTCACAGCCGCAATATTGTGCACAGAGATATCAAACCCTCCAACATGTTAATGAACTCTATGCGCGAAGTGAAGATCGCGGACTTCGGAATCTCGAGATTTTTGGAGCAAACCATGGATTTGTCTGTGGGAAGTATCAGTTACATGAGTCCCGAGAGAATCAACACGGACCTGAATACAGGCCAGCAGAATATATATCGATATGCTGAGGATATATGGGGTTTGGGATTAAGTATCCTGGAACTTTACTTGGGAAAGTTTCCATTTTCTGGTGGGAATTGGTGGAGTGTTATGACGGCCATTTGTACGTCGCAGCCGCCACAGGCGCCGTCTACTGCTTCTCCGGAGTTCCGGGACTTCATAGCTTGCTGTTTGCAAAGGGATCCTTCTAGAAGGTGGACGGCGGAGCAGTTGCTGCGCCATCCTTATATAACACAGTATGAACTGAAAGTAGAAACTGAGGATTGCCCCAGCTTATACGTTCATGAAATCTTATAG
- the LOC138894728 gene encoding secreted RxLR effector protein 161-like — MLVYRRSKNLEVVGYSKSDFAGCIDTRKSTFGYLFQLAEGAISWKSVKQTWVVDTITKPLKIYCDNSAVVFFSKNDKYSKGAKQIELKYFTINEEVQK; from the exons ATGCTCGTGTATAGGAGATCCAAGAATTTGGAAGTTGTTGGATACTCGAAGTCAGATTTCGCTGGATGTATTGACACTAGAAAGTCCACGTTTGGTTATTTGTTCCAATTAGCTGAAGGAGCAATATCGTGGAAGAGTGTCAAACA GACTTGGGTTGTTGACACCATTACCAAGCCGCTGAAAATTTACTGTGATAATTCAGCAGTAGTATTCTTCTCTAAGAATGATAAGTACTCCAAAGGTGCCAAGCAAATAGAATTAAAGTACTTTACCATCAATGAGGAAGTTCAGAAATAA